The following nucleotide sequence is from Psilocybe cubensis strain MGC-MH-2018 chromosome 13, whole genome shotgun sequence.
TTACTTTGCATGCTTACTGGTGGCGTTTCTAGGATATTATATCCTTGCCAGTAGACCATATAGCATACCTTGGAGTGCTTGGATTAGCGTACAACTGCTCGAGTTACTTGATTATCCGGTTAGATGTTATTTATGACATTTTGATTGTAAATTCCACTTCATTCCTCAAAGTACGGATATTTCTAATGATTTCATGCCTTTTTGACATTCTACGGTGCACTGTACACCCCATAGACACCCAACGAAGGTCTCAAGTGTCTGAATTCGAGTGCCACGTCATTACAATTCGCGCACTCGACTGGAAACTCTCCCTTTCAAGGCATTTCTCTTGACATGTTTTGTATTCGTTGACTTATTCATTAGGTGGTCAAGTCACTGCAAAAATCCAATACGATTCAAACGCCTCACATACTCTCGAACCCATAAACTATCAGAGCGTAAGCTCCAGCGAGTACTTACGTAACTGTGAACCTGAGAGTCAGATCTAAGGTTAGTTTAAAATTGTAAAGCAAATCGGGAGCGAGTCGACTATACCTAAAGCGGATTTGTAGGAAGCAGCGGCGCTTATTGGATGTTACAGCACTTTTCGCTGTACCGTGTCGTCATTGAATTAATTTTTTGATACCCGCGTGGCTTGGTGTAAATTTGAGATTCACTGAGACGCGTCGGACGTGTCGCGTCGCATTCAGGTGACCTGAGTCTTGTTTATTTTCGGACCTTGCACTACGCGTTTTGGGGTTGAGGAAAGCAGCGTGTTTATAATATTCAGGGTTCTGTACGTAGGTGAGTTGGTTCTGAGCCGTATGCACGTAACAAATGTCGAGCGTTGTGAAGCAACAGTCAACAAAACCACGGAGTTTTACACGAATGTGGATGTCCAGGTCTAACCTGCAAGGCTTTATCAATGCCCAGCGGATGCTAGACATACAAGAGAGAAGACAATTACTCCAGTGTTTGGCACGATTGCAACGagcatttttcaaagcccATGGATTGTTGAAGCTGGGAGGACTTGTAATCAGTATACTATTGAGGAAGAATTTAAATCAAGAGTAATACAAAGGCTGCAAAAGGGAGGCAAAAGTGCAGATTGTCAAGGCCATCTCAGAATAAACTTTATGGCATTGAATTAAAAAAATTACAAAAGTTCGTAAACTTCGGAAACGAGGTTCGGTGAAGCAGGACTAGTAGTataattgatgaagctagaGAAAATGGCCTGAGGTGCTAATAAAATGCAACACGACTCTTGGCAgaaaaaaaggtataaagaggGAGCCAGATTTCATGAACACCAGCTGTGCATTATGCCCTGATGCTGGGGGCATGCTATTCCAGTCTTTCGTCGTCCAACCCTATTCATTGTTTGTGTGTGCCAAACATGGACTTTGAAATTTGATCTCGCATCACATCTTTGCTTTAACCCACCACCATGTGTCAGTTTTTTAATCTTTTACCAAGGCTTTCACATTACTGACAAGGCATTGCAGGCTCTTTTAACTGCCGAAAGCAACACGAATGTAACTTTACGTCTAACGTCAACTGCTGTTCTGGAATTTCGAAGCTGTGTGTGGACGGTTAGGGGTCGTATCGAGGCTGAGGGTCGGGTAAGTAAGTTGATTACTTTGCGGGGATTTGGATGTGCACTGACATGTTTTGTAGTCAGAATGCTCCGACGCAATGTATCGCTTTCCCGCGGCCGGCCTCGCTCACAGCTGGCATTTGGAAGTTGGACTCGACAGCTAGGGTTTTAGAAGGCTGAAGTGCTGAGGTTCTGGTAAGCAGGTTTCTATTCAAAGTTTCGGGCATATTCTGACCTCTATATTGTAGGATAGACACTACGTATCGATTTCCCGCGACCGGCACCATGCCAATTGAGCAGCGAGGGATTGTGTTAAGGATGGAGAGTTGGTAAGTGTATTGACTTTCAGTACTCTGGGTATGTTCTTACTTTGTTTTGTAGCGACGCAATATATCTATTTCCCGCGACTGACTGTTCATTGCACCACACCAAGGGAGAATGTGGTGGTAAGTACATCGAGTCCCAGTGCTCTGGACATGTGCTGACCTTGATTTTGTTACCCAGAATGCCCCGACGCAATATATTGTCTTCCCGCGACCGCCTGATCTCCATCGGAGGAATGAACTGGTGAGTACATCGTGGTTTAATGCTCAGTACAAgttctgacattgttttaGTAGCTAGTATGCTCCAACGCAACGTATCGCCTTCCCGCGACCACCCCTTCCTGTCCATCTCCAACCTTACTCTACCACAATGTACCGAGCTCCCGCAACCCACGTATCACCTTACATACTCGACAGCCACCGCCCATTTTTATGTAACAATGTCTCGCAAGCTGGGAAAGTTGTATTGATGCCATGTTCCCCCACGACGGCCTCGATGCAATGCATGGAATTCCCACAAACGCTCCGACGCAATGTATCACCGTCCGGCAAGCTGGATGCGTTGGACTGGTTCCCCCTTCCTCGACATTGTGTGAAGACAAACGAACGACTTCCCGAGGTCTCGACATGACATACGAGTCCCCGCCAACCATGTTCTTTGCTCCGACGCAACCTATCTTCGTCTGGCGAGCTGGACACGATGGGTAGGTGCCCCTTTCCTCCAACAAGTTCCCGATGCCTTGCCATGACGTATGGAGTCCCCGTCAACCTTGACGCAACGTATTGCTGTCCGGCGAGCGGCCTTGTAAAATTCCTGCGAACCATGCCCTTTGCGCCGACAcaacgtatcgccgtccggtAAGCTGGACGCGTTGTTAGACTGGAGCCCCATTCCCTCAACAAGTTCCCAATGCCTCAACATGGCACACAAGTCCCGCCAACCGTGGTCTTTGTACTGACACACCGTATCGGTGCCCGGCGAGCTGGACGCGTTGGATTTCTGTCCCCCCGACGCGACTCGTGGAGTTATCAAGGAATCGCCGTCATGTTGTTCCGACTCAGCGTATTGCCTTTGGGAGGTGGGAGGAAGGAAGGTCTCTGTCAAATCCATGAAGCACGACCCGACGATCCGTTCTGACACGTTACGCAGACACGACATATCGCTGTACGATGACTTTGCGCACCTGCGAGCATCCTCCACATAGGCCGGTATGTGCTTTGACTCTATGCTGGCGAATATGTGGTTGACTTGCTACTTTCCAGGGGGCTATGGACTTGCACTGTTTTGAACTCAGGACTTGTGTTTGTAGGTTTGGTGGATTTGACTTGgacaggtatgttttttctcGAGTAGATAGACCGGTTACGCCCCAAAttggccttcgggcggggctaacctctgcttgtacgataaattgaaggtgttggaatGCATGGACTACGCTCTTTTTTTGTGCTATAATTAGATCTCTACATTTATCCGAGTAAAAACTCGCCAGAAAAACACGCAAGCGAGACAAATGTGCTCAGTTATCTAGAACTAGAATTGGAAACCCAAATGTCGCGCCGTATAGAAAGCGTCTCTGATGCGATATCCAAAGCTCCCATGGCTATTCGATTGACACCGCATATATTGAGCGTCATTGACTGGTCGGATCCTGTGAACGATCCTATTCGGCGCCAGTTTATCCCGTTAGGAAGCGAACTATTACTCGATCATCACGGGCTAAAGCTTGATTCTCTCAACGAGGAGCACAATTCACCGGTTAAAGGCTTAGTCCATAGGTATCCCACCAAAGCCCTGTTTTTAGGTACGTTTATTGGTGTTGTAGAAAAATGGGTGCTAATATGTAAGTACAGCAACTTCTGTATGCAATGTATACTGCCGGTTTTGCACTCGTTCCTATGCAGTTGGAGCCAATACCGACACTGTGACCAAAAACTCTCTCAAACCCACAAAGCGACGCTGGGACGAAGTTTTTAACTACATAGAAAATACTCCCCAACTCAACGATATAGTGGTGTCAGGAGGCGACTCCTTCTATCTTTCGCCTGAGCAACTCTACGACATCGGAAAGCGTTTGCTTGAAATCCCACACATCAGACGATTTCGGTTTGCGACAAAGGGCCTGGCAGTTGTCCCATGTCGCATTTTGGACCCTCAGGATACCTGGAGCGCTGCTTTAATCGCAATATCTGACATGGGAAAGAAGATGGGCAAGGCGGTTGCTGTCCACACCCATTTCAACCATCCAAATGAAATTACTTGGATTACCAGGCTGGCTGCTCAAAAGCTTTTCGAGAATGGGGTCACTGTGCGCAACCAGACAGTTCTTCTACGCGGAGTCAACGATAATGTGGCGGTAATGAAGAGGCTCATACAAAATTTGGCGGATATCAACATTCTGCCCGTAAGTTTCCTGACTCTGCTCTTGTACCCGCGATGTCTCCGACCTGTTCGTTTTTCTGTATAGTACTACGTTTATCAAGGAGATATGGTGCGAGGTGTAGAGGACCTTCGGACGCCGCTGTCAACAATACTTGATCTTGAAGCACAGATTCGTGGAAGCATCAGTGGCTTCATGACCCCACAGTTTATTGTAGACCTTCCGGGAGGCGGTGGCAAGCGTCTGGCTTCATCTTACAAAGATTACAACAGAATCACCGGGGTGTCCACGTTTGTGGCTCCAGCTGTTACGGGGGATCCCAACACCGTCTTCAAATACCATGACCCAGTATGGAGTATTACAAGTCATTAGGCTCACGGGGTATTCAATACTTTGATATTGAACTGAAtgtagaaaaagaaaatatgaATTATATTACAAGTTGCTACAAGTTAAGACTTCATTACAACATTAAGACCGGGTATTAATGAGAGTGGATATAATGGGTGAATGCCAATTAGGCAATGGTGATTTTCTTTGGTGCAAGCTCCGGTGTGGATTTCGGGAATGTCACGGTGAGAATACCGTTCTCCATGTTGGCTTTAATCTCCTCGCTCTGCACAAATTCAGATAAGTTATAAATTCTAAGATTCATGCCAATATTCTACCAACCTTGACACCAGCGGGGAGCTGGAGAGTACGAGAGAACTTGCCAAACTGTCTCTCGCGCACGGCATATCCGTTCTCCTGGAACTCCTTGTCTTGCTTCGATTCAGCAGAGACAGTCAGGCGATTGTTGTGAACATCAATGTTCACATTGTC
It contains:
- a CDS encoding Heat shock protein 16, translated to MSSVFFYEPFYDFDRLFDEAFARQGVPKNQVQQRNGAGDGAVRSFRPRMDLHEDSEKNLVTATFELPGLVKDNVNIDVHNNRLTVSAESKQDKEFQENGYAVRERQFGKFSRTLQLPAGVKSEEIKANMENGILTVTFPKSTPELAPKKITIA
- a CDS encoding L-lysine 2,3-aminomutase — encoded protein: MSRRIESVSDAISKAPMAIRLTPHILSVIDWSDPVNDPIRRQFIPLGSELLLDHHGLKLDSLNEEHNSPVKGLVHRYPTKALFLVGANTDTVTKNSLKPTKRRWDEVFNYIENTPQLNDIVVSGGDSFYLSPEQLYDIGKRLLEIPHIRRFRFATKGLAVVPCRILDPQDTWSAALIAISDMGKKMGKAVAVHTHFNHPNEITWITRLAAQKLFENGVTVRNQTVLLRGVNDNVAVMKRLIQNLADINILPYYVYQGDMVRGVEDLRTPLSTILDLEAQIRGSISGFMTPQFIVDLPGGGGKRLASSYKDYNRITGVSTFVAPAVTGDPNTVFKYHDPVWSITSH